A window of the Aeromicrobium phoceense genome harbors these coding sequences:
- a CDS encoding GNAT family N-acetyltransferase yields MTAEIVEVDFLDPRAAALRSRMATEMAELYGETRHGTGAEGIDPDSVLACLLVLDGDEPVGTVSLRRLRDLVEIKRMYLLPSTRGTGIAARLLAAIEARAAEITDRVVLHTGERQRAAIALYARSGYEPIEVYPPYDQVPESVCFAKRLGGTGVV; encoded by the coding sequence GCGCTGCGCAGCCGCATGGCGACGGAGATGGCCGAGCTCTACGGCGAAACCCGCCACGGCACGGGCGCCGAGGGGATCGACCCCGACTCGGTGCTGGCCTGCCTGCTCGTCCTCGACGGCGACGAGCCCGTGGGCACCGTGAGCCTGCGCCGGCTGCGCGACCTCGTCGAGATCAAGCGGATGTACCTCCTGCCGTCCACCCGCGGCACGGGCATCGCGGCGCGCCTGCTGGCCGCGATCGAGGCGCGCGCCGCCGAGATCACCGACCGTGTCGTGCTGCACACGGGGGAGCGACAGCGCGCCGCGATCGCCCTCTACGCGCGGTCGGGCTACGAGCCCATCGAGGTCTACCCGCCGTACGACCAGGTGCCGGAGTCGGTGTGCTTCGCCAAGCGCCTCGGCGGCACCGGCGTGGTGTAA
- a CDS encoding succinic semialdehyde dehydrogenase: MPDVAQITVAPARIAELTALIRATGTETRTTVSPLDGADVATVPVSTDQDVLDAFAAARVAQLDWARTPLRRRKKALLRLHDLVLKHQGELLDLIQLESGKARSHAFDEVLHTALTGRYYGRRLSRILGPHRRNGVYPVITGVREHHQPKGVVGLITPWNYPLSMALVDGLAAVAAGNAVVHKPDSQSPLTALAIIELMHRAGFPKDLWQVVSGAGSVIGSVIIDHADYICFTGSTATGKRIAAQCSQRLIGCSLELGGKNPMIVLPGADVEKAVEGTVTAAFSSAGQLCVSIERVYVHDSIYDRYRDGLAERLSHLASGANADWEVEMGTLVSPSQLATTQKHVADALDHGAILVSGGHARPDIAPWFHEPTVLEDVPESALCFAEETFGPLVSLHRYRSIGEAVQAANDTPYGLNASVWGPARRARKVATRIKAGTVNVNEGFAATFGSIGAPMGGMKESGTGRRQGAEGLLRFTETQSIGVQRGIPVGGPSFLSKRTFGALLTMGLIGLRRFTRRA, translated from the coding sequence ATGCCTGATGTCGCCCAGATCACAGTCGCGCCCGCGCGCATCGCCGAGCTCACCGCCCTGATCCGGGCCACGGGCACGGAGACCCGCACGACCGTCTCGCCGCTGGACGGCGCCGACGTCGCCACCGTCCCGGTCTCCACCGACCAGGACGTGCTCGACGCCTTCGCCGCGGCCCGCGTGGCCCAGCTCGACTGGGCGCGCACGCCGCTGCGCCGCCGCAAGAAGGCGCTGCTGCGCCTCCACGACCTCGTGCTGAAGCACCAGGGCGAGCTGCTCGACCTGATCCAGCTGGAGTCGGGCAAGGCCCGCTCCCACGCGTTCGACGAGGTGCTGCACACGGCCCTGACCGGCCGCTACTACGGGCGCAGGCTGTCGCGGATCCTCGGCCCGCACCGGCGCAACGGGGTCTACCCGGTCATCACGGGTGTCCGCGAGCACCATCAGCCGAAGGGCGTCGTCGGGCTGATCACGCCGTGGAACTACCCGCTCTCGATGGCGCTCGTCGACGGCCTCGCCGCGGTCGCCGCGGGCAACGCGGTGGTGCACAAGCCCGACAGCCAGTCGCCCCTCACGGCCCTGGCGATCATCGAGCTCATGCACCGCGCCGGCTTCCCCAAGGACCTCTGGCAGGTCGTCAGCGGGGCCGGCTCGGTCATCGGCTCGGTGATCATCGACCACGCCGACTACATCTGCTTCACGGGCTCCACGGCCACCGGCAAGCGGATCGCCGCGCAGTGCTCGCAGCGCCTCATCGGCTGCTCGCTCGAGCTGGGCGGAAAGAACCCGATGATCGTCCTGCCCGGCGCCGACGTCGAGAAGGCCGTCGAGGGCACGGTGACCGCGGCGTTCAGCTCGGCGGGTCAGCTGTGCGTCTCCATCGAGCGCGTCTACGTGCACGACTCGATCTACGACCGCTACCGCGACGGGCTGGCCGAGCGCCTCTCCCACCTGGCCTCCGGCGCGAACGCCGACTGGGAGGTCGAGATGGGCACCCTCGTCTCGCCGTCGCAGCTGGCCACCACGCAGAAGCACGTCGCCGACGCGCTCGACCACGGGGCGATCCTCGTCTCGGGCGGTCACGCCCGCCCTGACATCGCGCCGTGGTTCCACGAGCCCACCGTGCTGGAGGACGTGCCCGAGTCGGCGCTGTGCTTCGCCGAGGAGACCTTCGGCCCGCTCGTCTCGCTCCACCGGTACCGCAGCATCGGCGAGGCCGTGCAGGCGGCGAACGACACCCCCTACGGACTGAACGCCAGCGTCTGGGGTCCGGCGCGCCGGGCCCGCAAGGTCGCCACCCGGATCAAGGCCGGCACGGTCAACGTCAACGAGGGCTTCGCCGCCACCTTCGGCAGCATCGGGGCGCCCATGGGCGGGATGAAGGAGTCGGGCACCGGCCGCCGCCAGGGCGCCGAGGGCCTGCTGCGCTTCACCGAGACCCAGTCGATCGGCGTCCAGCGGGGGATCCCCGTGGGGGGCCCGTCGTTCCTGTCCAAGCGCACCTTCGGTGCCCTCCTGACCATGGGCCTCATCGGCCTGCGTCGCTTCACCCGCCGGGCCTGA
- a CDS encoding GMC family oxidoreductase, with amino-acid sequence MSEFDYDVVIVGSGFGGSVSALRLTEKGYKVLVVEAGRRFADHEFAKNSWHLREYLWAPKLGCYGIQRINLLRNSLVLAGAGVGGGSLVYANTLYEPLDPFYKDPAWSHITDWKSELAPYYDQAKRMLGVNPVTQMSPADTVVKNTAERLGYGDSFHFAPVGVLFGDDEGRDVGDPYFGGVGPARRTCINCGECMSGCRHNAKNTLVKNYLYLAEQAGAEVRDLTTVVDVRPAGGGYEVHTRSTRKWRGKQPVIRAEQVIFAAASLGTQRLLHQLRDSGSLPNISDRLGLLTRTNSEALMGSVAMHRDVDYTRGVAITSSIHPNDTTHIEPVRYGKGSNVMMFVQMVLSTDGSGNGKPSVFTVLKNIVKIAPRLPKLYDAFHWSERTVIALVMQARDNSITTYTKRRLFGGRKMTTKQGSGEPNPTYIPEAHRAVSEMADYMDGVAGGIVTEPIGIPMTAHFLGGCAIGDSPETGVIDPYQRLYGHEGLHVIDGSAISANLGVNPSLTITAQAERAVALWPNRGERDERPPLGRAYRRLEPVMPKNPVVPESAPAAYRLPIVQVS; translated from the coding sequence ATGAGTGAGTTCGACTACGACGTCGTCATCGTGGGATCGGGGTTCGGCGGCAGCGTCTCGGCGCTGCGGCTGACCGAGAAGGGCTACAAGGTCCTCGTCGTGGAGGCGGGCCGACGCTTCGCCGACCACGAGTTCGCCAAGAACTCCTGGCACCTGCGCGAGTACCTGTGGGCGCCGAAGCTGGGGTGCTACGGCATCCAGCGGATCAACCTGCTGCGCAACTCCCTCGTGCTGGCCGGCGCGGGCGTCGGCGGCGGGTCGCTGGTCTACGCCAACACCCTCTACGAGCCGCTCGACCCGTTCTACAAGGATCCGGCCTGGAGCCACATCACCGACTGGAAGAGCGAGCTCGCGCCCTACTACGACCAGGCGAAGCGCATGCTCGGCGTCAACCCGGTCACGCAGATGAGCCCGGCCGACACGGTCGTGAAGAACACCGCGGAGCGCCTGGGCTACGGAGACAGCTTCCACTTCGCGCCCGTCGGCGTGCTGTTCGGTGACGACGAGGGACGCGACGTGGGCGACCCCTACTTCGGCGGCGTCGGTCCGGCCCGCCGCACCTGCATCAACTGCGGTGAGTGCATGTCGGGCTGCCGCCACAACGCGAAGAACACCCTCGTGAAGAACTACCTGTACCTCGCCGAGCAGGCCGGAGCCGAGGTCCGCGACCTCACCACCGTGGTCGACGTCCGCCCGGCGGGTGGCGGCTACGAGGTGCACACGCGCTCGACGAGGAAGTGGCGCGGCAAGCAGCCGGTCATCCGCGCCGAGCAGGTCATCTTCGCCGCCGCCTCGCTGGGCACCCAGCGGCTGCTGCACCAGCTGCGCGACTCGGGCAGCCTGCCGAACATCTCCGACCGGCTCGGGCTGCTCACCCGCACCAATTCCGAGGCCCTCATGGGGTCGGTGGCGATGCACCGCGACGTCGACTACACCCGTGGCGTCGCGATCACGTCCTCCATCCACCCGAACGACACGACCCACATCGAGCCCGTCCGCTACGGCAAGGGCTCCAACGTGATGATGTTCGTGCAGATGGTGCTGTCCACCGACGGCAGCGGGAACGGCAAGCCGAGCGTGTTCACGGTGCTCAAGAACATCGTCAAGATCGCGCCGCGGCTGCCCAAGCTCTACGACGCGTTCCACTGGTCCGAGCGCACCGTGATCGCCCTGGTGATGCAGGCCCGCGACAACTCGATCACCACCTACACGAAGCGCCGGCTGTTCGGTGGTCGCAAGATGACCACGAAGCAGGGGTCGGGGGAGCCGAACCCCACCTACATCCCGGAGGCGCACCGCGCGGTGTCGGAGATGGCCGACTACATGGACGGCGTCGCCGGCGGCATCGTCACCGAGCCCATCGGCATCCCGATGACGGCGCACTTCCTGGGCGGCTGCGCGATCGGAGACTCGCCCGAGACCGGCGTGATCGACCCGTACCAGCGCCTCTACGGCCACGAGGGACTCCACGTCATCGACGGCTCGGCGATCAGCGCGAACCTGGGCGTGAACCCGTCGCTCACGATCACCGCGCAGGCCGAGCGGGCGGTGGCGCTGTGGCCCAACCGCGGCGAGCGCGACGAGCGGCCCCCGCTCGGCCGCGCCTACCGCCGCCTCGAGCCGGTGATGCCGAAGAACCCGGTCGTCCCCGAGTCCGCGCCGGCCGCCTACCGACTGCCGATCGTCCAGGTGTCCTGA
- a CDS encoding 5-formyltetrahydrofolate cyclo-ligase: MSTSVTGEKSNLREAVASRRRARSAGDRVLAAEAIALHAAALPALVRARRVAAYLSLPSEPGTAPLLEMLVGRGVEVLVPVSRPDRTLDWAAYEPGAVVAGALGVPAPTGPTLGPEALATCDVALVPGLAADHAGNRLGRGAGYYDRALADFTGVTCAVVFEDELLPHVPREPHDQPVDLVLTPSGTFRPEREQKP, translated from the coding sequence ATGTCGACTTCCGTGACGGGTGAGAAGTCCAACCTGCGCGAAGCGGTCGCCTCACGTCGACGGGCCAGGTCGGCCGGGGATCGGGTCCTCGCGGCCGAGGCGATCGCGCTGCATGCCGCCGCGCTCCCCGCGCTGGTGCGGGCGCGTCGCGTCGCGGCCTACCTGTCGCTGCCGAGCGAGCCCGGCACCGCCCCGTTGCTCGAGATGCTGGTGGGACGGGGCGTCGAGGTGCTGGTGCCCGTGAGCCGGCCCGACCGCACGCTGGACTGGGCGGCGTACGAGCCGGGGGCGGTGGTCGCCGGCGCGCTGGGCGTGCCCGCGCCCACGGGCCCCACGCTGGGCCCCGAGGCCCTCGCCACGTGCGACGTGGCCCTGGTGCCGGGACTGGCCGCGGACCACGCCGGGAACCGGCTCGGCCGGGGCGCGGGGTACTACGACCGCGCGCTGGCGGACTTCACCGGCGTCACCTGCGCCGTCGTGTTCGAGGACGAGCTGCTGCCGCACGTGCCCCGCGAGCCGCACGACCAGCCCGTGGACCTCGTCCTCACGCCCTCGGGCACGTTCCGTCCCGAACGGGAGCAAAAGCCGTAG
- a CDS encoding UTP--glucose-1-phosphate uridylyltransferase codes for MNALAAAQEKMRSDGLPEQAIDVFTAFYHQLHEGASGLIPESEVEPLKDVASIESLDFAAETLRRAAAETVVIKLNGGLGTTMGMTQAKSLLPIKHRLSFLDLIVDQVWHVRSTLGVDLPLLFMNSFRTRDDTLATLARYPELRVGDLPLDFLQNREPRLDAETLEPVDWPDDPSLEWCPPGHADLYTALDASGVLDQLIEAGYRYASISNADNLGAVPDPAMMAWFAQTGAPYAAEVCRRTPADVKGGHLVVRRSDGRLILRETAQIAQDDRDAAADLSVHRYFHTNNLWFDLPALRAELDRANGVLDLPLIRNQKNVDPTDPDSPQVIQIESAMGAAISVFEGATAIEVDRARFLPVKTTDDLMLLRSDVYDVGPDYQMRARVDEVPSVSLDKRYFGAISEFDKRVPFSVGLLYASSLTVRGDWSFGEGVVVRGDVVLEDEGRPRHVASGTVLSGI; via the coding sequence ATGAATGCACTGGCAGCCGCACAGGAGAAGATGCGCTCGGACGGACTGCCCGAGCAGGCCATCGACGTCTTCACGGCGTTCTACCACCAGCTCCACGAGGGCGCGTCCGGCCTGATCCCGGAGTCCGAGGTCGAGCCGCTGAAGGACGTCGCGAGCATCGAGTCGCTCGACTTCGCCGCCGAGACCCTGCGTCGCGCCGCCGCCGAGACCGTGGTCATCAAGCTCAACGGCGGGCTCGGCACCACGATGGGGATGACGCAGGCGAAGTCCCTGCTGCCGATCAAGCACCGCCTCAGCTTCCTGGACCTCATCGTCGACCAGGTCTGGCACGTGCGCTCCACCCTGGGCGTCGACCTGCCGCTGCTGTTCATGAACAGCTTTCGCACCCGTGACGACACCCTCGCGACGCTGGCGCGCTACCCGGAGCTCCGGGTCGGCGACCTGCCGCTCGACTTCCTGCAGAACCGCGAGCCGCGCCTCGACGCCGAGACGCTCGAGCCCGTCGACTGGCCCGACGACCCGTCGCTCGAGTGGTGCCCGCCCGGACACGCCGACCTCTACACGGCGCTCGACGCCTCGGGCGTCCTGGACCAGCTGATCGAGGCCGGCTACCGCTACGCCTCGATCTCCAACGCCGACAACCTCGGCGCCGTGCCCGACCCCGCGATGATGGCCTGGTTCGCCCAGACCGGGGCGCCGTACGCCGCCGAGGTGTGCCGCCGCACCCCTGCCGACGTGAAGGGTGGCCACCTCGTCGTGCGCCGCTCGGACGGCCGGCTCATCCTGCGCGAGACCGCCCAGATCGCCCAGGACGACCGCGACGCCGCGGCCGACCTGTCGGTCCACCGGTACTTCCACACGAACAACCTGTGGTTCGACCTGCCGGCCCTGCGCGCCGAGCTCGACCGGGCGAACGGTGTGCTCGACCTGCCGCTGATCCGGAACCAGAAGAACGTCGACCCCACCGACCCCGACAGCCCGCAGGTCATCCAGATCGAGTCCGCGATGGGTGCGGCCATCTCGGTGTTCGAGGGCGCCACGGCGATCGAGGTCGACCGGGCCCGGTTCCTGCCGGTGAAGACCACCGACGACCTGATGCTGCTGCGGTCCGACGTCTACGACGTGGGCCCCGACTACCAGATGCGGGCGCGCGTGGACGAGGTTCCCTCGGTCTCCCTCGACAAGCGCTACTTCGGCGCGATCAGCGAGTTCGACAAGCGGGTGCCGTTCTCGGTGGGCCTGCTGTACGCCTCGTCCCTCACCGTGCGCGGTGACTGGAGCTTCGGCGAGGGCGTGGTCGTGCGCGGCGACGTGGTCCTCGAGGACGAGGGCCGACCGCGCCACGTGGCCTCCGGAACGGTGCTGTCCGGGATCTGA
- the glp gene encoding gephyrin-like molybdotransferase Glp — protein sequence MSSGQLPPRTRPVSVAPGRLTVEDHLETILRGVGPLAAYDQPVVESLGLTLHEDVISNEDLPRFSSAAVDGYAVNATDVVGARPGDPVELPVVAEIVPGLGKPFAISGGSCVRIMAGAPLPRGADAVVAADSTDGGRTRVAISRAVLAGSGVRHAAGDLSRGGIALPEGAVLGPREIGLLAAIGRDRVRARPRPRVVVMSTGRELREPGAHLDADSVHDANSSMLAAAVRDLGAIAYRVGVVDDDPAHFKRVLSDQLVRADLVITTGGITGDERALVKRTLSEIGEVTFSDIAISPGRTHGFGRVFDEQTPVITLPGDPVSAYVGFEVFVVPAIRRMLGRTPYRRPQVHAVLAEDLTSDTGVREYRPAFFEVTHRGAKVTPLPHTGPHLVGALAKANALIVVGEDESALHLGDTVRTLVLDRNF from the coding sequence ATGTCGTCAGGTCAGCTGCCTCCGCGGACGCGTCCCGTCAGCGTCGCCCCCGGGCGCCTGACGGTCGAGGACCATCTCGAGACGATCCTGCGGGGCGTCGGACCGCTCGCGGCCTACGACCAGCCCGTCGTGGAGTCCCTCGGTCTGACCCTGCACGAGGACGTCATCAGCAACGAGGACCTGCCGCGCTTCTCCTCCGCCGCGGTCGACGGCTACGCCGTCAACGCCACCGACGTGGTCGGGGCCCGACCCGGTGACCCCGTCGAGCTTCCCGTCGTCGCCGAGATCGTCCCCGGCCTGGGCAAGCCCTTCGCCATCAGCGGCGGCTCGTGCGTGCGGATCATGGCCGGCGCGCCGCTCCCGCGCGGCGCCGACGCCGTGGTGGCGGCCGACTCCACCGACGGCGGCCGCACCCGCGTCGCCATCAGCCGCGCCGTCCTGGCCGGCTCGGGCGTGCGGCACGCAGCCGGTGACCTGTCCCGCGGCGGCATCGCGCTGCCCGAGGGCGCGGTCCTCGGTCCTCGCGAGATCGGCCTGCTGGCGGCGATCGGACGCGACCGCGTGCGCGCCCGGCCCCGCCCGCGCGTGGTGGTCATGTCCACGGGCCGCGAGCTGCGCGAGCCCGGGGCCCACCTCGACGCCGACTCGGTGCACGACGCCAACTCCTCGATGCTCGCGGCCGCCGTGCGTGACCTCGGCGCGATCGCCTACCGCGTGGGCGTCGTCGACGACGACCCGGCGCACTTCAAGCGCGTCCTGTCCGACCAGCTGGTGCGCGCCGACCTGGTGATCACCACCGGCGGCATCACCGGCGACGAGCGCGCGCTGGTGAAGCGCACGCTCTCCGAGATCGGCGAGGTCACCTTCTCCGACATCGCGATCAGCCCGGGGCGCACCCACGGCTTCGGTCGCGTCTTCGACGAGCAGACCCCGGTCATCACGCTGCCGGGGGATCCCGTCTCGGCCTACGTCGGCTTCGAGGTCTTCGTCGTGCCGGCGATCCGCCGCATGCTCGGCCGCACGCCCTACCGGCGTCCGCAGGTGCACGCGGTGCTCGCGGAGGACCTCACCTCCGACACCGGCGTCCGCGAGTACCGCCCCGCGTTCTTCGAGGTCACGCACCGCGGGGCGAAGGTCACGCCGTTGCCGCACACCGGGCCCCACCTCGTGGGCGCGCTCGCCAAGGCCAATGCCCTGATCGTGGTCGGTGAGGACGAGAGCGCGCTGCACCTCGGCGACACCGTCCGCACCCTCGTGCTGGACCGCAACTTCTGA
- a CDS encoding GNAT family N-acetyltransferase, with amino-acid sequence MARGWPATLSDGLIGVRPLTRRDASTWARLRAENLEWLSPWEATLPRGEGTAPDSYGATIAALRRKAREGLAMPFAATWAGDMVGQVTVTGITRGSALWASIGYWVARSHAGKGVTPTAVALVCDHLFTKAGLHRIEISIRPENAASLRVVEKLGFTEFGLAPRYLHIAGDWRDHRVFQLLKEDVPHGVLERLRQERPPA; translated from the coding sequence ATGGCGCGCGGCTGGCCGGCGACCCTCTCGGACGGCTTGATCGGCGTGCGACCCCTCACACGTCGCGACGCCTCCACGTGGGCCCGGCTGCGTGCGGAGAACCTCGAGTGGCTGTCTCCCTGGGAGGCCACGCTGCCGCGCGGCGAGGGAACCGCCCCCGACTCCTACGGCGCCACGATCGCGGCGCTGCGACGCAAGGCCCGCGAGGGCCTTGCGATGCCGTTCGCCGCCACGTGGGCCGGCGACATGGTCGGGCAGGTCACCGTCACGGGAATCACACGCGGCTCGGCCCTGTGGGCGAGCATCGGCTACTGGGTGGCCCGCAGCCATGCCGGCAAGGGCGTCACGCCCACCGCCGTGGCGCTCGTGTGCGACCACCTGTTCACCAAGGCGGGCCTGCACCGGATCGAGATCTCCATCCGTCCGGAGAACGCGGCGAGCCTGCGGGTCGTGGAGAAACTGGGCTTCACCGAGTTCGGTCTGGCGCCGCGCTACCTGCACATCGCGGGGGACTGGCGCGACCATCGCGTCTTCCAGCTGCTCAAGGAGGACGTGCCCCACGGGGTGCTCGAGCGGCTGCGCCAGGAGCGTCCCCCGGCCTGA